A window from Culex pipiens pallens isolate TS chromosome 3, TS_CPP_V2, whole genome shotgun sequence encodes these proteins:
- the LOC120424489 gene encoding guanine nucleotide-binding protein G(f) subunit alpha: MTIRAHSARRTLAVRIEMRLKDCFRRPSDEILRKKQLEKRLTQNSIKFNNAVKILLLGAGESGKTTIIKQMKILHVQNGFSFDERLDKIHDIVENIHESIWTLVEHVAHMNLKYDSKKNESYAKELRKLGYRAPWYMTMEYVKMVRALWSDSAVKTCFKRSNEFQLIDSAKYFLDRIEKISMPGYIPSNSDILNCRKTTTEIQEISFNIQMPRSLGGGGCQEFRMIDVGGQRSYRSKWMQVFEGIDAVLFMISCGSFDQTLREDCSQNRLAEALELFRGVWQNRFLAETGLIVFLNKQDILEQKILAGKSIGKYFPEYKDYVAEEAVDDAGMCNEFARTRCFIKSKLVDITNEPLRRTSHMTPRKRSCYYHFTIATDTNNVRIVFSDVHNIILARNLEEIDLH, encoded by the exons ATGACGATTCGGGCTCATTCGGCCCGTCGGACGTTGGCCGTGCGGATCGAGATGCGGCTGAAGGACTGCTTTCGGAGACCGTCGGATGAAATTTTGCGCAAAAAGCAGCTCGAGAAACGGCTCACGCAAAACAGCATCAAGTTTAACAATGCCGTCAAGATACTGCTGCTTGGGGCTGGAGAATCGGGCAAAACGACCATCATCAAGCAGATGAAGATTCTGCACGTGCAGAATGGGTTCAGCTTCGA TGAACGTTTGGACAAGATTCACGACATCGTGGAAAATATTCACGAATCGATATGGACGCTGGTTGAACACGTGGCACACATGAATCTGAAGTATGACTCAAAGAAAAATGAGTCGTACGCGAAAGAGCTACGCAAGCTAGGTTATCGAGCTCCGTGGTACATGACCATGGAATACGTGAAGATGGTACGAGCTCTGTGGTCGGACAGTGCGGTCAAAACTTGTTTCAAGCGATCCAACGAGTTCCAGCTAATTGATAGCGCAAAATA CTTTCTAGACAGAATCGAGAAGATTTCAATGCCAGGATACATTCCATCCAACTCGGACATTCTGAACTGCCGGAAAACCACAACCGAAATTCAGGAAATCAgcttcaacattcaaatgccaCGATCTCTCGGCGGTGGAGGCTGTCAGGAGTTCCGGATGATCGACGTTGGAGGGCAGCGCAGCTACCGAAGCAAGTGGATGCAAGTGTTCGAAGGCATCGATGCGGTCCTGTTTATGATTTCTTGCGGAAGCTTCGATCAGACGTTGCGCGAGGATTGCTCGCAGAATCGTCTCGCGGAAGCGTTGGAGCTGTTCCGCGGGGTTTGGCAGAACCGATTTCTAGCCGAAACGGGACTGATTGTGTTTCTCAACAAGCAGGACATTTTGGAGCAGAAAATTCTCGCAGGAAAATCGATCGGAAAGTACTTCCCCGAGTATAAAGACTACGTGGCGGAAGAAGCGGTGGATGACGCGGGGATGTGCAACGAGTTTGCTCGAACGAGATGTTTTATCAAATCGAAATTAGTG GATATCACTAACGAACCCCTCCGAAGAACATCCCACATGACACCGAGGAAACGGTCATGTTACTATCATTTTACAATCGCCACGGACACCAACAACGTCAGAATTGTGTTCAGTGATgttcataacattattttagCAAGAAATTTAGAAGAAATCGATCTGcactaa
- the LOC120424490 gene encoding coatomer subunit zeta-1 — translation MDSLMEPTLYTIKGMCILDNDGNRILAKYYDKNVFPTVKEQKAYEKNLFNKTHRANAEIIMLDGLTCVYKSNVDLFFYVMGSTHENELILLSVLNCLFDTVTMILKKNVEKRAVLENLDIVMLAFDEICDGGIILDADPSSVVKRVDLRNDDIPIGEQTVAQVLQSAREQLKWSLLK, via the exons ATGGACTCGCTAATG GAACCAACCCTGTACACAATCAAGGGAATGTGCATTCTGGACAACGACGGCAACCGGATACTGGCCAAGTACTACGACAAGAACGTATTCCCCACGGTGAAGGAGCAGAAGGCGTACGAGAAGAACCTGTTCAACAAAACGCACCGGGCCAACGCGGAAATCATCATGCTGGACGGGTTGACCTGTGTCTACAAGAGCAATGTGGATCTGTTCTTCTACGTGATGGGCAGCACGCACGAAAATGAGCTGATTCTACTGTCGGTTCTGAATTGTTTGTTCGATACGGTTACGATGATCCTGAAGAAGAACGTCGAGAAGCGGGCGGTGCTCGAGAACCTGGACATTGTCATGCTGGCCTTTGACGAGATTTGCGATGGAGG AATCATTCTGGACGCGGATCCGTCATCGGTGGTGAAACGAGTTGACCTCCGCAACGATGACATTCCAATTGGCGAACAGACCGTGGCACAG GTCCTCCAATCGGCCAGAGAACAGTTGAAATGGTCCCTGCTAAAGTAA
- the LOC120424494 gene encoding uncharacterized protein LOC120424494 translates to MSADSQFIVVVTTTLALCCLVASITASSYDAQYPVCGKNEILSPTPVCCEPTCSNDCSTASFPENYVNQPVCVCKPGYVRHRSRCIRKICCPKNVTSTESPPTSTTVFYPRYNEKPRSYGSCPCRRKPILPTAKPYEPPKQPTFVPFKQAPNYASIYGPEPYIPNQPSSYDQDHLPSPHIPQKPSFDTDPTPKPYIPQAYGAYPNLRPFIYNGEEKVKSLSGIFHEHTHPQAYVYNPPEVQTFEPAPCHTTTTNPPFVTPCDDPVTPEPTPEPTPDIPKPCAPKCDPLQTLTVCRPCCVPTCENDCSNVRCTKICIAELNCVCLAGYVLHEGKCIRKEDCPAVVPPPCDKEKPVDETVFEYSPDEGYRRTGYTPRVEFSAEQLVASDDCNDYPDK, encoded by the exons ATGTCGGCCGACTCGCAATTCATTGTTGTTGTGACGACGACGCTCGCTCTGTGTTGTCTAGTGGCGTCCATTACGGCATCGAGTTACGATGCCCAGTACC CCGTTTGCGGAAAGAATGAAATCCTGAGTCCTACTCCGGTTTGCTGTGAACCCACGTGCAGTAATGACTGTTCAACGGCGAGCTTTCCGGAAAATTACGTAAACCAACCGGTTTGCGTCTGTAAGCCGGGATACGTGCGTCACAGGAGCAGATGTATCCGGAAGATTTGCTGCCCGAAGAACGTAACGAGCA CTGAATCTCCACCAACCAGTACGACAGTGTTCTACCCTCGTTACAACGAAAAGCCCAGATCGTATGGTTCGTGCCCATGCCGAAGGAAGCCGATTCTACCAACGGCGAAACCGTACGAGCCACCGAAGCAACCAACCTTCGTACCATTCAAACAAGCACCGAACTACGCTTCGATCTACGGACCTGAGCCGTACATCCCGAATCAACCTTCTTCCTACGATCAAGATCATCTACCGTCTCCCCACATCCCACAAAAGCCATCCTTCGATACGGATCCTACCCCGAAACCGTACATTCCTCAAGCTTACGGTGCCTACCCTAACCTGAGGCCTTTCATCTACAACGGCGAAGAAAAGGTCAAATCCTTAAGCGGCATCTTCCACGAACATACTCATCCGCAAGCCTACGTCTACAATCCCCCAGAAGTGCAAACCTTCGAGCCAGCCCCTTgccacaccaccaccaccaatccGCCCTTCGTGACACCCTGTGACGATCCTGTAACCCCAGAACCCACTCCAGAGCCAACCCCCGATATCCCGAAGCCGTGCGCCCCCAAATGCGACCCGCTGCAAACGCTGACCGTGTGCCGGCCATGCTGCGTCCCAACCTGCGAGAACGACTGCAGCAACGTACGCTGCACCAAGATCTGCATCGCCGAGCTGAACTGCGTCTGCCTTGCGGGGTACGTGCTGCACGAGGGCAAGTGCATCCGGAAGGAGGACTGCCCGGCGGTGGTGCCACCACCGTGTGATAAGGAAAAGCCGGTGGATGAGACGGTGTTTGAGTATTCGCCGGATGAGGGTTACAGACGGACGGGTTATACGCCACGGGTGGAGTTTTCCGCGGAGCAGCTGGTGGCGAGTGATGACTGTAACGATTATCCAG acAAGTAA